The following are encoded together in the Apodemus sylvaticus chromosome 11, mApoSyl1.1, whole genome shotgun sequence genome:
- the Dspp gene encoding dentin sialophosphoprotein gives MKMKIIIYICIWATAWAIPVPHLVPSERDIVEKSVDVRLLAHPGTAAQNELPVNTTTRDSNDSPNGSEIGEQVQSEDRNVGGKDSSTQPILASEPGNHAEDVETCGHDGVHPRGEDNTANDVRGQEGIAENAEEAESSVHGQTDQDTKTRGASGVSQNVSLVQGNGPQEAGSKDSSNHEAGIHGSGAATQETTPQREGEGRENQGTEVTPSIREDAGFGNAEGSPSGNGVEEDEDTGSGDGEGAEADGGESHNGAKGQSHGGNSDHRGQSSVSTEDDDSKEQEGSPHGRDGDNSSEENGTEEGDRTQATQDNQKLSPKDDRDAEGGVISQAEACPSGKSQGQGIETEGSNTGNKSIITKESGKLGGSKSNNGHHEMELDKRNSPKQGGSDKSQGAAEKSDAHSNVGHSRIGSSSNSDGHDSYDFDDELMQGDDPNSSDESNGSDGSNGSDANSESTNESGSRGDTSYTSDESSDNDSDSHAGEDDNSDDSSDTDDSDSNGDDDGDSNSDDDSDSESEDKDESDSNDHDNSSDSESKSDSSDSSDSSDSSDSSDSSDSSDSSDSSDSSDSSDSSDSSSSSDSSDSSDSSDSSDSSDSSDSSDSSDSSDSSSSSDSSSSSDSSDSSSSSDSSDSSSSSDSSDSSSSSDSSDSSSSSDSSDSSSSSDSSDSSSSSDSSDSSDSSDSSDSSDSSDSSDSSDSSNSSDSSDSSDSSNSSDSSNSSDSSDSSDSSNSSDSSDSSDSSDSSDSSNSSDSDSSDSSDSSDSSDSSDSSDSSNSSDSDSSDSSDSSDSSDSSNSSDSSNSSDSDSSDSSDSSDSSDSSESKDSSDSSDSSDSSDSSDSSDSSDSSDSSDSSDSSDSNDSSDSSDSSDSNDSSDSDSSDSSNSDSSDGDSKDSTSDSSDGDSKSGNGNSVSDSDSDSDSEGSDSNHSTSDD, from the exons atgaaaatgaagataattatatatatttgcatttgGGCAACCGCATGGGCCATTCCG GTTCCTCATTTAGTACCATCGGAAAGAGACATTGTTGAAAAATCTGTGGATGTACGTCTTCTAGCGCATCCAGGAACCGCAGCGCAG AACGAGTTACCTGTCAACACCACCACTAGGGACAGTAACGACTCCCCGAATGGCAGTGAGATAGGAGAGCAGGTACAATCCGAGGACAGGAATGTAGGAGGGAAAGATTCTTCTACTCAGCCCATTTTAGCAAGCGAACCCGGGAACCATGCCGAGGACGTAGAAACCTGTGGTCATGATGGGGTGCATCCGAGAGGAGAGGACAACACAGCAAATGACGTCAGGGGCCAAGAAGGCATCGCTGAAAATGCCGAGGAAGCAGAGAGTAGTGTACACGGACAGACTGATCAGGATACAAAAACTCGGGGCGCTAGTGGCGTGAGCCAGAATGTTTCCCTTGTTCAGGGAAATGGGCCTCAAGAAGCTGGCAGCAAGGACAGCAGCAACCATGAGGCGGGAATACACGGGAGTGGGGCTGCTACCCAGGAAACAACTcctcagagagaaggggaggggcgtGAGAACCAGGGGACTGAGGTGACCCCGAGCATCCGGGAAGATGCTGGTTTCGGTAATGCTGAGGGGAGTCCTAGCGGGAATGGGGTAGAGGAGGACGAAGACACGGGCTCTGGTGATGGTGAGggtgcagaggcagatggaggggaGAGCCACAATGGCGCGAAGGGCCAGTCTCATGGGGGAAACAGCGACCACAGAGGTCAGAGTTCAGTTAGTACTGAAGACGATGACTCTAAAGAACAAGAAGGCTCCCCACATGGACGCGATGGAGACAATAGCAGTGAGGAAAACGGCACTGAAGAAGGCGACCGTACCCAAGCAACGCAGGACAACCAGAAGCTCAGTCCCAAAGATGACAGAGATGCAGAGGGTGGGGTCATCAGTCAGGCAGAAGCCTGTCCTTCTGGGAAGAGCCAAGGTCAG GGAATAGAAACTGAAGGTTCCAACACAGGCAACAAAAGTATTATTACCAAAGAATCTGGGAAACTTGGTGGAAGTAAATCAAACAATGGACACCATGAAATGGAGCTGGACAAAAGGAATAGCCCAAAGCAAGGGGGATCTGACAAGTCCCAAGGGGCTGCTGAGAAATCAGACGCCCACAGTAACGTGGGACACAGCAGGATAGGTAGCAGCAGCAATAGTGATGGGCATGACAGTTACGATTTTGATGATGAGCTCATGCAAGGAGATGATCCCAACAGCAGCGATGAATCTAACGGAAGTGACGGCAGTAACGGAAGTGACGCTAACTCCGAAAGCACCAATGAGAGTGGCAGCCGCGGAGACACTTCTTACACTTCTGATGAATCAAGCGATAATGACAGTGACTCACACGCGGGAGAGGATGATAACAGTGATGATTCATCTGATACAGATGACAGTGACAGTAATGGTGATGATGACGGTGACAGTAATAGTGATGATGACAGTGACAGTGAGAGTGAAGATAAGGACGAATCAGACAGCAATGACCATGACAATAGCAGTGACAGTGAGAGCAAATCAGACAGCAGTGACAGTAGTGACAGTAGTGATAGTAGTGACAGCAGTGACAGTAGTGATAGCAGTGACAGCAGTGACAGTAGTGATAGCAGTGACAGCAGTGACAGCAGcgacagcagcagtagcagcgacAGTAGTGACAGCAGTGACAGCAGTGACAGTAGTGACAGCAGTGACAGCAGTGACAGTAGTGACAGCAGTGACAGCAGtgacagcagtagcagcagtgacagcagtagcagcagtgacagcagtgacagcagcagtagcagtgaCAGTAGtgacagcagcagtagcagtgaCAGTAGTGACAGCAGTAGTAGCAGTGACAGTAGtgacagcagcagtagcagtgaCAGCAGTGACAGTAGCAGTAGCAGTGACAGCAGTGACAGTAGCAGTAGCAGTGACAGTAGTGACAGTAGCGACAGCAGTGACAGCAGCGACAGCAGCGACAGCAGTGACAGCAGTGACAGTAGTGACAGCAGCAACAGTAGTGATAGCAGTGACAGCAGTGACAGTAGCAACAGCAGTGACAGCAGCAACAGTAGTGATAGCAGTGACAGCAGTGACAGTAGCAACAGCAGTGACAGTAGTGATAGTAGTGACAGCAGCGACAGCAGTGACAGTAGCAACAGCAGTGACAGTGACAGCAGTGACAGCAGTGATAGCAGTGACAGCAGTGACAGCAGTGACAGCAGTGACAGTAGCAACAGCAGTGACAGTGACAGCAGTGACAGCAGTGATAGTAGTGACAGCAGTGATAGCAGCAACAGTAGTGACAGTAGCAACAGCAGTGACAGTGACAGCAGTGACAGCAGTGATAGTAGTGACAGCAGCGACAGCAGTGAGAGTAAAGACAGCAGCGACAGTAGTGACAGTAGTGACAGTAGTGACAGCAGTGACAGCAGTGACAGCAGTGACAGTAGTGATAGCAGCGACAGTAGTGACAGCAGTGACAGTAATGACAGCAGTGACAGCAGTGACAGCAGTGACAGCAATGACAGTAGTGATAGTGACAGCAGTGACAGCAGCAACAGTGACAGCAGTGATGGTGACAGCAAGGATAGCACTTCTGACAGCAGTGATGGTGACAGCAAGTCTGGTAATGGCAATAGTGTCAgcgacagtgacagtgacagtgacagcgAAGGCAGTGACAGTAACCACTCAACCAGTGATGATTAG